The proteins below come from a single Mercenaria mercenaria strain notata chromosome 3, MADL_Memer_1, whole genome shotgun sequence genomic window:
- the LOC128556058 gene encoding uncharacterized protein LOC128556058 — protein sequence MRAPTPLNENLQIEKETKSSPKYQAVGDDDEEFENHGGVFAVTSLNENEKIKEDIISSSRYQAVEDDNEEFGYIGGMIAPTPLNENLQIKKETKSLPKYQADGDDDEEFANQGGVFAVTPLNENERTKEEIISSKYQAVEDDDGDEFDCQGGKGIVQLFF from the exons ATGCGTGCTCCAACACCATTGAATGAAAACCTACAAATAGAGAAAGAAACTAAATCATCACCAAAATACCAAGCAGTTGGTGATGACGATGAAGAGTTCGAAAACCATGGAG GAGTGTTTGCTGTAACATCATTGAATGAAAACGAGAAAATAAAGGAAGACATTATATCATCATCAAGATACCAAGCAGTTGAAGATGACAATGAAGAGTTCGGATACATAGGAG gtATGATTGCTCCAACACCATTGAATGAAAACCTACAAATAAAGAAAGAAACTAAATCATTACCAAAATACCAAGCAGATGGAGATGACGATGAAGAGTTCGCAAACCAAGGAG GAGTGTTTGCTGTAACACCCTTGAATGAAAACGAGCGAACAAAGGAAGAAATTATATCATCAAAATACCAAGCAGTTGAAGATGACGATGGTGACGAGTTCGATTGCCAAGGAGGTAAAGGAATTGTACAGCTTTTCTTTtag